A genomic stretch from Leptotrichia sp. HSP-536 includes:
- a CDS encoding V-type ATP synthase subunit F produces the protein MHKIGVVGDKDSILSFKALGIDVYPVITKEEARSTIDEMASNNYGIIFVTEQVAAMVESTVERYNREVLPAVILIPNNQGSLGIGLKKIDEYVEKAIGSNIF, from the coding sequence ATGCATAAAATAGGTGTAGTTGGAGATAAAGATTCTATTTTATCATTTAAGGCATTGGGAATTGACGTGTATCCAGTTATTACAAAGGAAGAGGCAAGAAGTACAATAGATGAAATGGCAAGTAATAACTATGGTATTATCTTTGTAACAGAGCAAGTTGCAGCTATGGTTGAAAGTACCGTTGAAAGATACAATCGTGAAGTGCTTCCAGCTGTTATTTTGATTCCGAATAATCAAGGAAGTCTGGGGATAGGGCTTAAAAAGATAGATGAGTACGTTGAAAAAGCGATAGGATCTAATATATTTTAG